In Leptolyngbya sp. NIES-2104, the genomic window CGAGCATTCCTGATTCTTCTACAGGCTCCCACACCGGATGATACGACGGCTCGATCGAGGCTTCGATTTGATTCTTTTCGATGAAGGTATCGATCGTTTTCTTAATGCTCTCAGAGACGGCATCAGCGCGATCGAGATTCTGTTTAAGATTGGTTTCAAACTCGATCGTGGTTCCGTTCACGGTCTTTAATCTGCCATACAAGTGCATTCCTTCGAGGGCAAAATGTCGCAGATCAATTTCTCGTCCGCCATCGCGACCTGTGACATAGTGATTTGCTTTGCTTCTGACCGTTTCTTTTTGGGGATGATCGTCGATCGACAAATCATAATAGCCCATCTGATCCAACCAATCGACCACATCTTTACCGCGATACCGTCTCGGAGTCCGGGGCGCACTTCCCACAGATAAATGCACAGTTTTCCCAGCTAAGTGTAAGTCTTCTGCAATTTGACAGCCTGATTGCCCAGTTCCAATGACTAAGACATGGTTCGGCAAAGATTGAGGATTTCTGTATTCTGAAGCGTGTAATTGTTGAATCGTGTCAGGAAAGCGCTCTCGCAGGCTTGGAATTTTTGGTAGATGATAGCTTCCCGCAGCAATCACCACTTGATCGGCTGTAAACACTCCGATCGAGGTGGTCAGTTCAAAGCGATCGTCGTGCTGTCGGACTTTTAGAACTTCGACTCCTTCGCGAATCGGGGGATCAAAAGAAGCGGCATAGCTTTTGACATAGTCCACGATCGCGTCTTTTTGCATAAATCCGTGAGGATCAACACCGTTATACGGGTAGCCCGGAAGCTGACATTGCCAGTTTGGAGTGACCAAGCAGAAGGTATCCCAGCGTTTTTCTTTCCAGGCATGAGCGATCGTATGCTTCTCGAAAATGAGATGCTCGATCGCTTTTTCTTTCAGGCAATAGCTCATCGATAAGCCCGATTGCCCACCGCCAACAATAATCACCGGATAATGAGTTTGCATAGGAAGATCCGTAATACCAATGACAGCGTAAAGGGTAAGGGTCGCCGTTTATTGTAGTGGTCAATACCAAGGCATTGCAATTAATCAGGTCACAGACTGACGGAAATTAGTGCCTTTTACCTCTATCGATTGATTGATGCGATCGAACAATCGTTGCGAATAAACTACGGATGCGTCAGATTCTACTGCTGTACTCTTGGACACTGTACAGAGTTCCTCGGACTGTCTTTCTCTGCAAAAGAATTTCTAGGTTTTTTTATGTGTGCTCTACCTCGTTCTCTCTCAGGCACAAGGATTTTAGTGACTGGGGCAAGTGGTTTTATTGGTCGTCCTCTTTGTCAGCGACTTCGACAGCATCAAGCAGAAGTGTTTGGAGTGTCGCGATTTCCACAAGAGTCGAATGGTTCAATCCGATGGATGCAGGCAGATGTCACTAGCTTCGATGACATGCGGCGAATTGTGACAAGGGTGAAGCCTGATTTGCTTTTTCACTTGGCGGCGGATTCTTCGGCATCTCGAAGTTTAGAAGCGGTACGATCGACGTTACAAGGAAACTTAGTGAGTACGGTTAACTTGCTCACGCTGATGGCTGAAGTGGGCGGGCGGATTGTTTTGGCGGGATCACTCGAAGAACCGAATGAAGGTGAAATGCCGATCGCGTCTTCCCCATATGCAGCGGCGAAATGGTCAAGTACGATCTACGCTCAGATGTTTCAGCAGCTATATCAGTTGCCGATCGTCAGAGCGCGAATTTATATGGTGTATGGTCCAGGACAAATGAACTTTAAGAAGCTGATTCCCCATGTGACGCAGGCGTTGCTCAATGGAGAAGCTCCCCAACTATCGAGCGGTCAGCGATTGATTGATTGGATTTATGTCGATGATGTGGTGGATGGATTGATTGCTGCGGCACGTTCGCCAGAAGATGGGGTGTTTGAACTTGGTTCTGGAACGTTAACTTCGATCGCTGAAATTGTGCAGCGTTTGAATCGGATGATTAATCCCAGGATTCAGCCTTTGTTTGGAGCATTGCCTGATCGACCGATGGAACAGGTCAGAGTCGCGAACATTGCCGATTCAATGTCTAAACTGAACTGGCAGCCCAAGGTTTCTCTAGAAGAAGGATTAGCGCGAACTGTGGATTGGTATGCTGCTTATCAGCGATCGGACGTTCCTTTTTGTGCTTAGATCCATCCTTGAACGATCGATTGATAAATTGCTTGATACCGTGTTCGAGACTTGAGTTTGCTCATGACATTGTTCAAGTGAAATTTAACCGTACTTTCGCTAATAATCAATTGATCCGCGATGTCTCGATCGCGAAATCCCTGAGTCAGCAGTCTCAAAATTTCAATCTCTCGTTCTGATAAGACTGACGATTCAACCGTCGGGATTTTAAGCAGAACTTGGATCATGTTGCGATCGGGACTCGGTTCAATTTGCAGCGCGTTGGGAAACATGCGATCGCAAAGTCGTTTGAGTTCATCAATCTCGTTGGTTAACGGCACGATTCCATCAAGCGAAACAAAGTCATTTCCATACACTAATCGACCATAGGAACAATTCATCTTAGACAACACTTCCGCAACTTTCAGGAAGCCATAAACGATCGCAGGTTCAAACTGCTTCTCAGTTCCCACTAGCGTAAATCGTGCTTGACTTAGAATCGTCGCAAGCTGATCCGACAATACCAATTCATCAAATCGAGGGTGCGGCGATGAAGCGGATTGTTGGTGATACTTAATCGCGGTATCTAATGAAATCGTGACAATCGTGCACAGCGTTTGTAACACTTCCAAAAAAGCGGGTTCTAGAGCATGACAGCTAAACATTGCCAATACGCCTAAAACGCGATTGCTGGCAATTAAGGGATAGCCTGCAAATCCGCAAATATTGTTCTCGATCGCCCATTCTCGATCGCCTACCCAAGATTCCGCAGGCAGATTATTGCTGAGAAACGACACGCGATTCAGCGCTATTTTTCCCACTTTGTAAGCCCCGATCGGGACTCGTCCAAACCTGCCATCGGTGCGCGTCGATAAGCCCGAAGATGCCACCAGTTTTAATGCACTCTGATCCGGTTCTAAGATCCACAATCGCGCCATCGCACTTGAAAATTTTTCGACTAAACCGGATGTCACTGATCGCGCAATGTCTTCGGGCACAAGACAGCCGGAAAAGCTTTGAGCGATTTCATTGACCTGCTGAAGATCAACTAGAATTCGATTCGGATCGGCGTTAAATTCAGCCATCAGACCCTCGATCGCACTTCAATAGAACTCACCGTATCGTGATTGCCGAACCCAAACAGACATTTTGCAAACGATTTTAACTAGGTTTAACAATTCTCTATTTGCGCGATCGAGACGATTTTCTTCGGACGCGCTAGTGTTAGAGAATACGATATGGGAGACTCCGCTAAAATGGCAACGAAACAGCAGTTTAACAGCTTTGAAGATCTCATTTCTGGCTCGACAACGCCAATTCTGGTAGACTTCTATGCGACTTGGTGCGGTCCTTGCCAAATGATGTCCGGCTTTCTCGATTTGGTCAAAGATAGCCTTCAAGACCAAGTAAAAATCGTTAAGATCGATGTCGATAAGTATCCTGAAATTGCCAGTCAGTACAATATTTCAGCGCTACCGACCTTGGTTCTGTTCAAAGAAACGAAGCCCGTCGATCGCATCGAAGGCGTACTCCGACCACAGCAACTCATCGATCGAGTTCAGCCGTTTTTGTAGAAATCTCTAGGGTGTGTTTTGAAACTTTTCGCTTCGTTCACTTCCGCCCCGGAATGGAATTCGGGGCGGGTGAGCAACGCAGTGAGAAGGCTCGAAAACACACCCTAAAACCTGAATTCGTACTCAAACACCCCTTGACTATCACCAGAAAAATTCGTCGAGCCACGGAACAGGAAATTATCGTTAAATCGGTAGCGAACACCAAACTGAGTCGGCTGATCCGCCGTCAACACTCGCAACACCGATGCAGACAAATTGCGAGTAATATCGATTCCGACTTCTGCCGCAAGTCCGAGGGTAGAGCCGCGCTGCCGACCGCGATCGAGCAACGTCGGAAATAACCGAAAATCACTCAGCCCCAACGCATTACCAATAAAGCCCTGAATGTTGGTGAGCAATGCTGATCCAGCTAAGTTCGCAATGCCTAACGTACTATCGCCGCGTCCCAAGGTATTCACAAATCCACCCCCAATCAGAGAAACAATCTCATTGCGGCTCCGACTCGGACTGCTGGTAAGTTCTAGATTCTGAAATAACTGACTCGCGGGTCCAGTCGCGCTTGCCTGAATTCGCACCGTTCTCAGTGATCCGAGATTCGCAGCCGCAACCGTATCATCGGCAAATTCTGCGGTTCCAGGAGCAGCAATTCGGCTTCGAGTCACTTCTGGCACCGACGCAATCAGACGAACATTTAGCAGCGGATCAAGTCCACGATCGCGCTCAAATGTCGCCGTCTGCGGATAGCCTCTTTCTAACACGAACTGTGTCGTGAATAGATTCACCTGTCCGCTTCTAAGGCGAATCGTGCCTTCAGGTCTAGGAGCATCCAATGTGCCTGCAACACTCAGATTGCCAAACGCGACGAAGTTAATCAGCGGTGCACGAACAATCTGAACTCGATCTCCTAACACAAGTCTGAGATTGTTGAATCTTACGACAGGTTGTAGACCTGCTGGAGTACTCGCGGGCGCGGTAGGAGCGCCGCCTGCCGCTTGATCATCTGGGAGTTGAATCTGTCCGTTTGCTAGTTGCACTTGTCCGCCGATTTCAGGAGCGAGTGCAGTTCCGGTGATAGCGATATTCCCAGTGACACCGCCTTGGTAAAGACCTTTCCGATTGATTGCTAAGCGATCGAGATTAATTTGCAGTGGATTATTCGGATCAGCATCCGCCGCGACAAAAATCGGTAACACTCCTTTAGCACTGACTTGTCCGTTGTTGAACTGTCCTTGTACGCCTTCAACGAGAATACGATCGCGATTAAACACAATCGATCCGGTGACATCAGTCAGGGGAGCTTGCAGCGCAGTCGCTTCGATCGTGGCACCGTTTAAGTTAATCGCGCCGACCACTTGCGGGCGAAGTAATGTTCCTGAAACATTGAGTTTCACTGATCCTTCACCCCCGCGCCAAGCGAGTTGTGGCACTAAAGCATTCAGGATCGAGAGTCCATCATTTCTCACATCAACATTCAGGCTAATCTCACTACTATCCGGTCGAACCGTGTCGGGTAGGATCTGATAAGGAATGCTGCCATCAATGCGAACGGGTTCATTAGAAGAGAGCGCAATGTTACTACCGAAATTGAGTCGAGCATTGTTGTAAGTAAAGTTGCCCACCGCAGATTCAACTTCTGTGCCGTTGAGAAAACCATCAATGACTTGAATTTGTCCGACTGCTGAGGGATTGTCACGCGTACCGCTAATCGTCACTGTGGAATTGAGTTTGCCATCAATGCCAAGCGGTAGGGGATAAAAGCGCTCAATTTCTGCGATCGATAAGTTCCGCGCCGTTAGCTGTCCGAATTGCGTTTCACCTCCAAACTGTCCAGCTAAGCTCAGCACAGATTCACCGGATTGAATTCGCAACGGTTCTAAGCTCACCACTCCATTGTTTACGCTACCCAGTGCGCGAACTTGCTGAGCGGTCAAAATGCGATCGTCTACTCGCTGAAGCTGTCCATCGACCAAACGAGTCTGAGCTTGATAAGGACGATATTCAACATTCTGAGCTTGCAAATCAAAGTTTGCTTGAACGCCTTGTGAAAGTGAAGCGTTCACTGTAATTTCGCCCCCGAAGTTACCGCGAATATCTGCGGTTTGAGGAACTCGATTTTCTGCGATCGCTTGATTGTTCAATCGCAGAAGTGCGTTGATTTCCGCAAATCGTCGCAGTTGATCGAGTAAAGGAGCTTGCGGATCACCGACTGGAACCGGATTGAGTGCATTTGCTCGATCGTAGTTGGGGGGTCTAGCTCCACGGGCGAAGTCTTGCAGGTCAAAGTACTGTAAGCCCGTGAGAACATCTTCGATTCTGCCTTGAGCGATCGTCACTTTGCCATTGAATTTTGGCTCTGCTCTTAAATCAACATTGCCTGTCAGCACATATTTGCTTTGTCCTCTAGTCAAAGTGGTATCACTAAACTCAAAGACATTGTTCCGATTCACAAAAGCGGTCGTGGCGACATCTGCCCGGAAAGAACCAATCCGTAGATTTTGAACAGTAGCATTGCCATCAATCACGCGCAATTGATCGAGGTCAATATTAAGATTGCCTGCTAGTGTTCCACTCACACCGCCATACGGAGCCAAATTCACGCCCGGAAGCGCAAATCCATTGATGGGAAACTGTTGCACTGCGACTTGGAAGATATTGCCTCTTGTCTGTCCGATGAGCGAAGATTCATCGCGTCGAACAAGGAGCGATCGAGGTCTAAAGTTCGGCTCAAGGTTTAGTGCAATCTGATCTTGAGCACCTCTGAGATTTAGATCAAACCCTTGTGGCAGTAAGTTCAAGTTTCCACTCAACACCGGATCAAAGGTAATACCATTGAGTGAAAATCCACGCACTGTAACATTACTCACCACTCTAGGTGCTTCTGGTGTTCCGGTCACACGCCCAATCAAGTCTACTGCACCCGATATCTGAGTCACTGGAGGACTGGGAATCGGTAGGTTTGCTAGAGCATAATTGTTCGCTTGAATGTTTAAGTCCAGTGCTGTCACTCTCGGTGTTCCGCTTACATCAGCGAGAATTGCACCATTCGCCCGAAATCCTTGTGCGGTCGCTTGTGGAATGTTGAGCCGTTGACCGTCCCAGTTAATTTGCGCGGTTAGGGGCTGATCAATCAGTGCAATGCCTTGAGAAAGTCGCACTTGTCCATCGGCTCGAATTGCACTGGGTGAGAGAGCATTCAAGGCACCTGCTAATCGCACATTGCCGCTGAGATCTCCGCGTAGCTGTGGTGAAAATTGATTGAGAGCAATTCCAGCGATCTGAGTGTCAGCTTGAAAGCGTCCTGCGATCGCATTAAAGTTCGCATTTACAAAACTATTTCCATTCGTAAGTCTTGCTTGTCCTCGCGCTTGAACATTCTCTAACTGTGGCGCATTCAGTGATCCTGCAAGTTCTGCATTTCCATTGATCAAGCCTTGAACCTGTGGAGCAAATCGGCTCGCTTGCACATTAGAAGCTTGAACGGTTCCCTGCCATCGTTGTCCGATCGTGCGTCCTTGAGCGCTAACGGTTCCCTCTGCGACTTGAAACACTGCATTTCGCAGAATCGTATTACCCCCTGTAACTACGACTTCCCCGGTTCCGGGATACGTTGCTTCTGGCGCTTGGAACTGTGCGATCGTTTGCACTTGATTCAATCGTCCGATCACTTGTCCGCGTGCATTGACTCGCCCGACTGTAATCGGTAAGGTTCCGTTGTTGTAGAGTTGTGCGATCGCATCTCCGGGTAAGTTTTGTGCTTGATAGTTAATCGCGATCGATTGCGGTGCATTGAGATCTAAATTTCCACTTGCAACGACTGTTCCACCCACTTCAGGAACAGCACGAATGTTCGAGAGGGCTAAGTTTAGCGTTTCTGTATCTAAGCGAAAATCAGTACTCGCTTGGGTGAGATTAATGCGATCGACTCTAGCAACTTTTGTGTTGCGAACTCGACCTGTTACGATCGGATTTTGCACTTCACCCGTAACGCGAATGTCTGCGGTGGCTTCTCCAGAAGTTGCAAAAGGAAGCTCAACGTTGAACGTATCAAAAAAGTTTTCAATACTAACTGATTTCACATTTGCAGAGACATTAAAGCCTTTTTCGGTATCAATCTTTCCTTGAGCAGTGAGTGGTATTTTTCCTAACTGCGATCGAACTTTGTCTAACGTAATTAAGGTGTCATCAATCTGTAAGTTTCCGAATGATTTCGAGAAGACTTGAGGCACTTCTGGAATCTGTACCGTCACATCTCTAAATTCTGCGGTTCCTTTGACGACCGGACGTTGATCCGGTCTGAGTTGAACATTCACGGCACCATTCGTACGACCTTGAGGAAGATTGATCGGAAACTTGACTAATCGATCGATCTCCACCACTAAGAAATCTCGTCCCCGAATGTTCAGATTCGAGTTTAAGCCGTTTTTAATCAACGTTTCACCGTTGAGATCGATGCTCCCTTGCTTCGTTGATTCCGCATTGAGTTCGTAAGTAATCCGCTGATTATTATCAAAGAAATTTGCAGTTCCGGTACCTTGCCGCAGTGTGACCGGAATTCGTCGCTGTCTGGGTTTGGGAAAGGCATCGAGTTCAATATTGGCATCTCTAAACCGGATACGATCGAGCTGTGTCTTGATCAATCCTTCTTGTTCTTGAGCTTTGATCTGTGTTTTAACCCAAACTCCATTTTTTTCCTGATCCAAATACACATCCGGCTGGAGTAAAGTCACATCCAGCTTTAATGTGCGAGTGAGCAACAATTGTAGCAAGTTGAAATTGACTTCCACACCTTCGACCGAAGCGCGATCGCGATCGTTCGGAGTGGCTGGAATCGAACTTTTGCCAAAACGCAACTGGTTGAGTGAAAAGCCTTCGACGCTGCCCAAATCCACGGGTCGATCGAGTAATTCGCTTAAATTTTGTTCGATTAGGGGGGCGAGATCATTTTGTACGAATTTTGATCCGTACCAGATGCCCGCACCGATACCTAAGGCGCTGAGAATTGCGATCGGGACTCCGACGCGACCGAGCAGCACAAGCCACAAGCGACGACGTGCGGGAGTTTCAGGACGATTATTCGGATCGGGAGATTGAGTCATCGGCTTGAATTCTGATAGAAAGCCAATCTACCATTACCACACCTACGAAACTCTAGTGCAAAGAATTTAACAGAAACTGCCAATAGAAATGATTTTCCTGCTCAATTGTGAAATTGATTACAGCAAAATGAATGCGATCGCAGTTGATCGGTCGTGCTACATGAGATTCATCGGATCAACATCGATCGTTAAGCTCACGGTAGAAGGACAATGCGATCGCAGTTCGGTTAAATCAGGACTGCGATCTTCGTTTAACTTCAATAAAATCTGCCAGCGGTATCGTTGAGCAATTCTCAGGATCGTTGCGGGTGCGGGACCCAAAACCTGATAGTTTTCATCAGACTGAAGTAAATCCGCGATCGTTTCGGCTGTCGTTTGAACGGTTTGCGGGTTGAGTCCGCTAAATCGAAGCAAGACTAAACGACCGTATGGCGGATAAGTCAGAATCGATCGCTGTTCGAGTTCTTTTTCGACAAACGGTTCATACTGCTGCTGTTTCACCGCTTGAATCACCGGATTTTCAGGCGCATAAGTTTGGAGAATCACTCGTCCGGGTTCTGTTCCGCGTCCGGCTCGTCCAGCAACTTGTACTAAAGTTTGAAAGGCTCTTTCACTTGCTCGAAAGTCTGCTAGGTTTAACAGTCCATCGGCTGAAATGATGCCTACTAATGTGACTTGAGGTAGATCAATGCCTTTCGTTAACATCTGTGTTCCCACTAATAAATCAGCATCACCCTGAGCGAACTGGCTTAACAATGCTCTGTGAGCACCTTTTGCACGAGTGGTATCACTGTCAAAGCGAATCGTTTTCAGCTCTGGAAACAGTTGCGATAGTTCTTGCACGACGCGCTGAGTTCCACTACCAAAGTTCTTAAAGTAGGTCGAACTACAGGATGGACATTGTTGAGGTTGAAGCTGTGTATGGTTGCAATAGTGGCATCTCAGTAATGGTTGAGCATTTTCGTGAATGTGGTGATAGGACAGTGAAACATCACAGTTTGGACAGTCCATCACATAGCCACAACTGCGACAAGACACGAAAGTGCTATGTCCACGACGATGAATAAATAACAGTCCTTTTTGATTGTTCCCTTTGAGTTTTTTAAGCTCAGCTTGCAGCGATCGACTAAAAATCGACCGATTGCGATCGTGCAATTCCTTCCGCATATCAATCACATCAATGCGCGGTAGGGGTCGATCTAAAATTCGCTTTGGCAATGATAGATAGGTTGATCGCTCTAACCAACTTTCTAAAGATGGAGTGGCAGATCCAAGAATCAACGGACAATCTTCAAGTTCTGCCCGCCATTGAGCCACCGATCGCGCATGATAACAAGGTGCAGGCTGATCTTGCTTAAAGCTCGAATCATGTTCCTCATCGAGCACAATCAAGCCAAGATTCGGTAACGGTGCGAAAATTGCCGATCGCGTTCCAATCACAACTTGCGGCGATCCAGCTAACATCTGCCGCCAAGTATCGAAGCGTTCCCCATCGGATAAAGCACTGTGATAGACGCAAACTCGATCGCCAAATCTAGCTCGAAATCGATCGGTTAACTGCGGCGTTAATCCAATTTCGGGAACTAACACTAATGCAGATTGACCTTGTTCGAGAATGGGCGCGATCGCTTGCAAATAAACCTCAGTCTTTCCCGATCCGGTCACACCATGCAGCAAAATTTTGTCAAATCCACTCACAGCATGAATTTGCTCCAGAACTTGTGCTTGGTCTGGTGTGAGCGATTTTGCTGCATCAATCTCTACCTCTGGACCGTGTTCACTCCGCAACACTTCTCGACCTTGAAGAATCACACAGCCTTCTTCTTGCAATCGTTTTACCGTGGGTGAAGTCGTGCGGCACTGCTGCAATAAATCGGTGAGCCACATTTCGCCGCCGTTGCGCTTGAGAACTTCTAAAATCTCGCGTTGTCTTCCTCGCAATTCTCCCTGCATCGAGACGAGAATCACAGCTTGGCGCAACTGGGGGCGAATGGTGGCGGGTGGCTCTAGATAGCTCTCAACCCAGTTGAATCTCAATAAATCTTGAAGTCCGCGATGTGCCCCTTTCACTTGCCGCTGAATGAACTGCCACGAGTAATCTTTCGTTTTGCTAGATTGAAGCAATTTCAAAATCTGCTGAGCAGCGGGATTGAGAAAGATTTCATTCGCTGCTGAATCGATCAATCGAATGCGTCTTTGCGATCGCGCTAACAGTCCCGGTGGCAACGCGACTCGAACCACTTGCATCAGTGAAGTTTGATAATATCTCGCAACCCGATCGAGCAGTGCCCAATAGGAAGCCGGAAAAAATCCAGCACTAACGATCGAATCAATCGATCGAATATGTTCTAAATCTGGGGGTTCAGTTAGCGATCGCACTGCAATTCCGCCCACCTGCTGTACCCCGAACGGCACACTCAGGATATCACCCGGCACCACCCGCGTCCCCGACGGCACCGCATAAGTAAAAACGCCTTGTGCCCCCGGACAATCCACTAGCACTTCAATCCACATCGGATCAGTGCGATATTCCGTCCTCGATTCCGCTACAGACTGCAATTCAGACATATCCGCAAATGAAGAGAAAAACTTAAGAAAATCGGTAAAAAAGGAAATTTACGGTATTAAATTACCTAGGAATCGCGGGGGCATTCAGTTCAAATGAACCACTCCAATATTTTAACGTGTGACTGAGTTTACCGGATCGATCGCGTTCTAACGCAAGGACTCACCCAAAGACAGATTGAAACCATTGACATTTGCTTTTCTCACCATTGGTAGAGATGTAAAACAGAGCAGGTATGAGAGTCTGTTATAGCAGTGACCGAAAGGTTTGGGATCTTGTCATTTTGGCAGAAGTTCCGGACTCAAACGGAAGCAGCAAGCGGGAACTCGCCGAAGCTGAAACGCATCTCCAGGAATTTTCCCGATTCAGAGCGGCGATTTTAGCAGGGTTGTATCTTCGACCCATTTCTAAAAGTTTCCGAAAAAAATTCCGAAAACGCGTCATTTCGTCATAGGTTCAGGAGGAGTTCTAAGGCTGGAAATTCACAATTTGAACAGAAAAGATTTAGATTAAAAATTCTCATTGCTGTCTTAAGTTTTCACTTGATTCTGATGACTTAACGGAGCAACTCTCTCAACCCTCGATCGCGTAAAACTACCTCGATATAACATCACTATGAACGAACAAAGCAACAGTTCTCACACAGAAGCCCTCTCTAGTGATTTGGACTTTGCAATGGACGTTGCTGAGTTAGATTCAGTGGACTCTTTGCAATTAGAAGCCGATTTCGCAGACTCAACCCCGATCGAAATAGAACCCGATTTGCTCGAACTCACCTCGGCTGCCGCTGATCTGGCAGAAGCAACGGGTGAAGCCGAGATTGATCAAATGGCATCGGCTCGATCGTCAGGATATAACAAAACCGTAGCGGACGATGCTGTGGGCGCATTCTTCAAAGAAATGGCGCGTTATCCGCTGCTC contains:
- the priA gene encoding primosomal protein N'; its protein translation is MSELQSVAESRTEYRTDPMWIEVLVDCPGAQGVFTYAVPSGTRVVPGDILSVPFGVQQVGGIAVRSLTEPPDLEHIRSIDSIVSAGFFPASYWALLDRVARYYQTSLMQVVRVALPPGLLARSQRRIRLIDSAANEIFLNPAAQQILKLLQSSKTKDYSWQFIQRQVKGAHRGLQDLLRFNWVESYLEPPATIRPQLRQAVILVSMQGELRGRQREILEVLKRNGGEMWLTDLLQQCRTTSPTVKRLQEEGCVILQGREVLRSEHGPEVEIDAAKSLTPDQAQVLEQIHAVSGFDKILLHGVTGSGKTEVYLQAIAPILEQGQSALVLVPEIGLTPQLTDRFRARFGDRVCVYHSALSDGERFDTWRQMLAGSPQVVIGTRSAIFAPLPNLGLIVLDEEHDSSFKQDQPAPCYHARSVAQWRAELEDCPLILGSATPSLESWLERSTYLSLPKRILDRPLPRIDVIDMRKELHDRNRSIFSRSLQAELKKLKGNNQKGLLFIHRRGHSTFVSCRSCGYVMDCPNCDVSLSYHHIHENAQPLLRCHYCNHTQLQPQQCPSCSSTYFKNFGSGTQRVVQELSQLFPELKTIRFDSDTTRAKGAHRALLSQFAQGDADLLVGTQMLTKGIDLPQVTLVGIISADGLLNLADFRASERAFQTLVQVAGRAGRGTEPGRVILQTYAPENPVIQAVKQQQYEPFVEKELEQRSILTYPPYGRLVLLRFSGLNPQTVQTTAETIADLLQSDENYQVLGPAPATILRIAQRYRWQILLKLNEDRSPDLTELRSHCPSTVSLTIDVDPMNLM